The following are encoded together in the Opitutales bacterium genome:
- a CDS encoding tRNA threonylcarbamoyladenosine dehydratase codes for MPQEQSFRFGGIARLYGQAAFEHIQNAHVCVVGIGGVGTWAVEALARSGVGQLTLVDADEVCITNVNRQIHALDGSIGKPKVAEMASRIRAINPEIRIDTVEKFYTESSSNSILSPGFDYLFDAIDSVKHKVHLLHKCRQRDIPVITSGGAGGRWDPTQVMVEDLSRTRNDPLLSLVRKQLRQRHGFPRERRWKFRIPAVYTPEEPKFPREDGTVCERREKGADYRLNCDNGFGTMSSITGTLGFAAAAHILKAIAQID; via the coding sequence ATTCCCCAAGAACAATCATTTCGCTTCGGTGGCATTGCTCGACTTTACGGCCAAGCTGCTTTCGAACATATCCAAAATGCCCACGTCTGTGTGGTAGGCATCGGTGGTGTAGGAACCTGGGCTGTCGAAGCATTGGCTCGGTCGGGCGTCGGCCAGCTCACTTTGGTAGATGCTGATGAAGTCTGTATCACGAATGTGAATCGCCAAATCCACGCCTTAGACGGCAGCATCGGGAAGCCAAAAGTCGCCGAGATGGCGTCGCGAATCCGCGCAATTAATCCTGAGATACGGATCGATACAGTCGAAAAATTTTATACCGAAAGCTCATCAAATAGCATCCTGTCGCCCGGCTTTGATTACTTGTTCGATGCAATTGATAGTGTGAAACACAAAGTTCATCTGTTACACAAGTGTCGTCAGCGCGACATACCAGTCATAACATCTGGAGGAGCCGGCGGACGCTGGGATCCGACACAAGTTATGGTGGAAGATCTATCACGAACCCGCAACGACCCGCTTTTATCCCTCGTTCGCAAACAGTTGCGCCAACGGCATGGCTTCCCCCGTGAGCGACGCTGGAAATTCAGGATTCCTGCGGTCTATACACCAGAAGAACCCAAATTCCCAAGAGAAGATGGCACCGTATGTGAACGGCGCGAGAAAGGCGCTGACTACCGTCTGAATTGCGACAATGGTTTTGGGACGATGAGCTCTATCACAGGAACCTTAGGATTCGCCGCAGCAGCACATATCCTGAAGGCAATCGCTCAGATCGATTGA
- a CDS encoding 50S ribosomal protein L35, producing MNKTRKSIKKRFKVTGSRKLVRRTPGYRHMLRTKSTKARRRAGQDKLLPESHAKTLRNAITPGL from the coding sequence ATGAACAAGACACGCAAATCGATCAAAAAGCGATTCAAGGTCACCGGAAGTCGAAAGCTCGTTCGCCGCACACCAGGCTACCGCCATATGCTGCGCACTAAGTCCACCAAGGCACGCCGTCGCGCCGGACAGGATAAGCTCCTGCCCGAAAGCCACGCGAAAACCTTGCGCAATGCCATCACTCCAGGGTTGTAA
- the rplT gene encoding 50S ribosomal protein L20 — MPRATNGPATRKRRKKVIKQAKGYFGNKSRLYRYAKDAVERAGNFAYRDRRKKKTTMRQLWIVRINAACRAEDISYSRLINGLKLANIDLNRKVLSEMAIHEPEQFKAVVVKAKEALVAAPAAE; from the coding sequence ATGCCTAGAGCAACCAACGGACCCGCGACCCGAAAACGTCGCAAGAAAGTCATCAAGCAGGCCAAGGGTTACTTCGGTAACAAAAGCCGGCTTTATCGCTACGCTAAAGACGCTGTCGAGCGTGCAGGAAACTTCGCTTACCGCGATCGTCGCAAAAAGAAGACGACCATGCGTCAGCTTTGGATCGTTCGCATCAATGCAGCGTGTCGCGCTGAGGACATCAGCTACAGCCGTCTTATAAATGGCCTCAAGCTCGCCAACATCGATTTGAACCGAAAGGTCTTGTCTGAAATGGCGATTCACGAGCCTGAGCAATTCAAGGCAGTCGTGGTCAAGGCTAAGGAGGCCCTAGTTGCAGCTCCAGCCGCTGAGTAG